The DNA window GCACTGGCGGCCAGATAGCGGGAACGATCCGTTTGTTCAGCACCGGCTTTGTTGTGCAGCACGATGATTTTATTCAGCCAGAATTGGCGCTTGTTCTCTTCACCAGCCGCAGCATAGAGCTGATCGAGCTGGTAATGCGCTTCCAGCGCTGCGTCCAGTGGTTGCGGAAACTGGTGTGCGTAATGGCGATACGCCAGCAGGGCCTTCGCATCATCGCCACCGCGCTGGTAATACTGCGCGGTCTGGTAACAGGCAATGCGTTGCTGCTGCGGATTGCTGTGGTGACGGCACAAATATTCCAGTTCAGCCGCGGCCGCCGCCCAGTCCTGCTGTTCTTCGTAGGCCACAATCAGCTTGCTGGGAATATCAGCCGTTAACGGGTGTTGCGGGTATTGCTGACGGAACTGCTGTAACACCTGCACCGCTTGCGGGTAATCGGGTATTGCCATCAGCAGGGTGGCGGCATCGTACTCGGCGGCGATACGGCTGCGGCTTTCCGGAATTACGCCGGCCAGCCGTAACCAGTGCTGCACCGCGGCCAGAGCATCGCCCTGCTCGCGGCTGTGCAGACCTTGCTGGTAAATACTGGCGGCAATTTTTTCGCGCAGCTCTTGCACCTGAGCCGGTTTAGCCTGTTGCTGCTGCAGGGCCAGCTGCAGCGCCTGTTCGGCTTCGGCAAACTGCCCCAGCGCGAAGCTGGCATGGCCGCGCACCAGCGCCGCGCCGTAACGGTAGCGGGGGGACAGATTTTGCTCAACCGTATCGGCCATGCGTGCCGTAGCCAGCGCCTGTTCGTATTGTTCGTCCTGCAGCAGCATTTCGGCGGTATTCACCAGCACCGTGCCACTGCGCGGGTCCTGCGCGAACTGCTGCACAAAACGCATGGCACTGGCGATGGTGGCCTGACGCCAGGCGGCCGCCTGGGGCGGCTCCGGACGGTGACGGTTATAGGCCAGAATGGCGGCATAACCGGCTTCGGCGGCCTGCTCATCGGCGGGATACTGATAGGCCACCGTTTCGTAATGATCGCGGGCGGCGACAAAATCCTGCAGCTCAAAGGCTACTTCGGCCAGCAGGAAATGGTCCCGGGCAATATCCTCAGCCTGAGGGAAGCTGCGCACGATTTCTTCATACCAGCGCCGTGCCGTCTGCAGTTCGCGGGTGCGTGTCCCGGCCTGCCTGCTCTGCTGCGCCAGGCCATGATGGAAACCGGCCAGATCATGCAGATAAGTGCTGAGGCTGCTGGTTAAGGCAGTGCGCATGGCCGCATCCGCGTGCTGCTGCCAGAACGCCGACCCTACGCCGAACAAGTCGTTGTAATAGGCTTTGTGACGACGGTTCAGGCTGGCATAACCGGCCTTGCGGTAACCTTCAATCAGGCGTTCGTAATACCCCGGAGCCCGCCGGTCGAGCGGATAGCGCAACACGTAGGCACGCAGGGTGGAGGCGGCACTGCGGTGAAAGCCGCGCTGGTAGTACAGGCTGGCCAGCCGGTCGTAGAGCCGATATTCGTAATGACGAACGCCGTGCTGATTATAAAAGCGGGCAATCATTTCCCAGTCACCCGCCTCCGTAACGATCAACGCCATGGCCCGCAGAATATCGTCACGCAGGGCCAGATCCCCGCCGCTGGCCGCTTCCAGCCGCGCGGCATCCGGAAATTCCTCATCCAGCACCCGGGTAAAGGCCAGCAGGCTGTCATCGTAATGCTGGTGACGGAATAAGGCCCAGCCGCGCAAATACCCGGCGCTGACGTAATAAGGGTTGCCGGCCCGTCCCGCCGCAACCACCTGCTGATAGGCCGCGGCCGCCAGCTCGTAATCGCCGCTGTTGTAATACAGCTGACCAAGCCGGAAATGGCTTTCGGTAACATAGGCGGATTGCGGATGCAGACGGATCAGGTCTTCCAGCGCCGCCATGGCTTTCTGCGGCTGGCCATTAAGCAGGCTGGCCCGCGCCAGCTGGTAACGCACGCTGTCGTTGTCGGCGCGTTCAGGAAACTGTTGCAGCAGGGCTTCGTAATCACGGATAGCCGCGGCCGGTTCCGGCTCCGCACGGGTTGTGGCGGATGGTGGCAGCAGGCCATCCTGCTGCAATTCCTGTTGTTGCAGCTTCAGGGCTGCCATCCGCTGATGCACCCGTACCCGTACTTCGGCATCGTCACTGATGCTTAAAAACCGCTCATAGGCCTGCAACACCTGCGCATGGCTGACGGCCATGGCTTCGTCCGGCCGGATACGAATGGCCGGCGCGGAATTTGACGCTGCATAGCCGGACTGGCCGTTGCTGAATGCGGCAGCCGGCCGGGATGACGACGGTTGTTTTTCCGCCGCACTGCAGCCCAGCAGCCACAGCGGCAGCAACAGAAGCAGCAGCGACTTATTCATCATGGCTGCGCCTCCGGGCTGGTCAGCGGCCGTTCTGCCGTGGCGGTAATGTGCTTCTGCAGCGCGTTGTCATACAGGCGGGCAATGGCCAGCCGGGCCTGGGCCTGATAATCCTGCAACTGAGCCTGTAATTGCTGCAGATGCCCTTGCAGCTGGGTGGTCAGCCGCGCTTGCTGTTGTTGCTGCAGTTGTTGCAACCGCTGCTGTGCCCCGGCGTAATGCTGCTGCAGCGTGGCAATGCGCGGGTCCAGCCCCTGCCCCCGGTTTTTTGACCACTGCAAGGCCAGCCGGCTGTTCTGCAGTTGCTCCTGCAACCGGGTGGCCTGTTGTTGCAATTGCCACCAGTGCTGGCGTACCTGATAACGACGTTGCGGCTGTTGTTCATACAGATTCCACAGCAGCACCCCGCGGCTGCGGCGCCAGCGTTGCTGGTAAGGGCGCAGATCACGGGTGGGCGTATTGATTCGCTGCAGTCCGCGGATGTGCGCCACCACCCGCTCCAGTGCCTGTACCTGGGCCGCTTCGTGGCCGCTGGCGTAGGCAAACAACTGCTGTTCTTCCGCGTCTAACCGCTGCTGCAGGCGTTCCATCTGCTGCTCGGCTTGCTGTAACTGCTGTTCGGCTTGCTGCAGACGTTTGGCACCATTGGCGCGAACAAACGCCGCGCGCCGGTATTGCAGTGCATCCTGCCACCACCGCAACCGTTGCTGGTGCTGGCGGATATCCTGCTGCAGGGTTTGCACTTCGCGCCATTGCTGCAGCTGATGACGGAACCCGGGCGTTGCCAGCAGACCACTTAAATGATGGTCCAGCGGTGTCAGCTCCGGCGCAGCCGTCAGCTGCCCTTGCAACCATTGCTGCAGCCGGGCCGGCTGCTGCCAGTGCTGCAGTTCATCGAGCATGCCCTGCAGATGCTGATCAACCCATTCATAGCCTTTCAGTGCCTGCGTATTGGCCTGCATCTGCTCCAGGGTGTAAGGCACGCCCAGTACCGATTCAATCACCGCCGGATGCCAGGGCTGAAACCTTTGCTGCAGTATCCGCCAAGGCTGCAGCGCCTGCTGGTACTGTTGTTGTTCCAGCCGTGCCCAGCCAAATTGCAGTAAGGCCGGGGCGCTGTAGACCGATTTCAGAGACACCGCCCGCAGCCAGGTTTCTGCCTCCGGATAACGGCCGCTTTCGAGGGCATGAATCCCGCCCAGTAACAGCATTTTGTCTTTTAACGCCTGGCCTTCAGCACTGGCCGGCAACAAAGGCAAACTGCTGGTGAGCAGCTGGCGGACTTCTGCCAGTGGCGCCTCATTGAGGATATAACTGAGCAGCAGATTATGCCGGGCCAGCCCGGCCCACAGATCATTGCCCTGCATCAGGGCCAATGTCCGTTGCGCGGAGATCTGCAGGCCTGCTTCCAGCTGACTGGAAACTTCCATAAACAGCGCTTCCTGGCGGTACGGTTCAGCCAGCGCCGGGCGGGACATTAACGCCTGGGTAACGGCTTCCGAGGCTTGCGGGTAAAATCCGGCGGCAAACCAGCTGCGGGCCAGATAAAACCAGCTTTGCGCCGGAGCGCTAAGGCCCTGTTGTTGCCAGCTCATATACAGCCGTTCAGCAGCTTCGTTCAGCCCCATCCCCAGCAGTAGACTGGTTTCCAGTAAGTCTGCATGGCCCTGCTGTTCGGCACTGAGCTGGGCGCGCAGCGGCGGCAGCACATTCAGCGCCGCCGCATAATCCTGATTCAGATAATGGTAAGTAAAGCTGCCCCACAATAAGCGCTGCTGCGGGGTTTGTGGTTGGATTTGCCACTGCCGCGCGGCCTCCGGCAATAACGGCCAGGCGTCATCCGCCTGCGCTACCGCCGCTCCACTCAGTAAGATCACCAACAGCCACAGGCTACGCATCATCTTGCTCCGCCCACCGCTTACCAGCGCTGCAGTTGCAGTTGAGCCCGGCGCTGTTGCGGGTTATCGGTCACCTGCAATTCCAGCAGCAGCGGGCCGGTGGTCTTTTCGACCACCGGATTCAGCTGCAGGGTTTGTGGCTGACCGCTGTTATCCAGCCCTTTCAGGGTAATCTGCAGGGCGTGCTGGCCAGGACCGGCATCCAGGCTAGCCAGTGGCTGTACGGCACCCATTTTCAGCGCCTGAATCTGGCGTTCGGTATAAATATGCAGCACCGGCGGCAGCGCCTCACTGCGGATTTCCAGCGCCAGCGGTTCAAAGTACTCGCCGCCCTGCAACGATAGATACAGCGCCAGGCGGGTAGTCGCGGGACTGAGCAGATCCTGCTCCAGCTGGTACAGCTCACGGTTCAGTTCCAGCACGCTTTGTTTAACCTGGCTGACGTCAGCCGCCAGCGCAGCCTCGCCGGCATGACCGGGCAATACGGACAGCAACAGAGAAACAGCAAGCAGAATCGGTGCTTTCATAATTAACCTCAGGCATCCGGGCCGGCGGTTGTTAAACCGTCGAGCCATTGGGTCAGAACAGGTTGAGTCAGGTCGGCCAGCTCACGCAGACGACCGGAAATATGGTGGGCCAGCGCGCCATCCGGGTTAATCAGCAATACCGCCGGGGTGCGGATGCTGGCCAGAGGATGGGGCCAGTCTGACGCTGGCCGCTGCAGAACCGGAATATGCAGTTGCGGTGGCCGATCGTTGTTGGCCGGCGTCCAGATAACCCAGCTGGTCAGGTGCTGTAAGGCAAAACCAGCCTGCAGGCGTTGCAGAGGCTGCAAGGCGGCAGCGCAGTCATTGCAGCGGCCGGGGAAAATCAACAGCAACGGCCGGCCGCGCTGCTCGCTCAGGCGCTGGCCGTAATCCGCCAGCGCCGATGGCAGGGTAAAATCGGGCAGCCGTTGCCTCACAACCAGAGATTGCGCATAAGCGCCGGAATTGAAACCAAGAATCAGGGCAGCGGCCAGCCAGAAGCTGGGAATGCCGGACAGAAACTGCATGAATGTCGTGCCTGTATGGTGATCTTTATTATTGTTATCCGGCTTCCGTGCCGGTTTACATTCTGCAACAAAAGGCGCCCCAGAAGCAATCGGGGCGCCGGGGTGTTGTTACTTACTGAGGTATTTCATGGCATCTTCCAGACCCTGCAGGGTCAGAGGATACATTTTGTCCTGCATAATCTCGCGGATCATTCCCAGTGAACCACCCTGCCCCCAGTAAGATTCCGGCGCCGGGTTCAGCCACACCACCTTGCTGAAATGGTCGGTCAGACGCTGCAGCCAGACCGCGCCGGCTTCATCGTTCCAGTGCTCGACACTGCCGCCGACATGGGACACTTCGTAAGGGGCCATCATGGCATCTCCAACAAAGATGACTTTGTAGTCCGGCCCGTATTTGCGCAGGATATCCCAGGTTTCAGTGCGCTGGTTCATGCGCCGGATATTGCTCTTCCACACCGACTCGTACAGGCAATTATGGAAATAAAAGGTTTCCATGTGCTTGAACTCCGTCTTGGTGGCCGAAAACAGCTCTTCACACACCCGCACGTGCGGGTCCATGGAGCCGCCGATATCAAAAAACAGCAGCACTTTTACCGCGTTGTGACGCTCGGGCACCATTTTGATATCCAGGAAACCGGCGTTACGGGCGGTCGAGGCGATGGTGTCGCCCAGATCCAGCTCGTCGGCGGCGCCCTGACGGGCAAACTTACGCAACCGCCGCAACGCCACTTTGATATTGCGGATACCCAACTGAATGTTGTCATCCAGGTCTTTGTAGTTGCGCTGCTCCCACACTTTTACCGCTTTTTTGTGCCGGGATTTACCCTGCTCAATGCGGATGCCTTCGGGGTTATAACCGTTGGCACCAAAGGCGGAGGTACCGCCGGTACCGATCATTTTATTACCGCCCTGATGGCGTTTGTGCTGTTCTTCCAGACGCTTTTTAAACTCGTCCAGCACCTTATCGAGGCCGCCCAGTGCTTCAATTTTGGCCATATCTTCCGGCGACATCAGGCGCTCAAATTCTTTGCGCATCCAGTCGGCCGGAATATCCGCCTCGGCCATGCCATCCGGCAGGGTTTCGAGACCGCGGAAGTAGCTGGCAAAGGCCTTGTCGAACTTGTCGTAATGACGCTCGTCTTTAACCAGGCACAGCCGAGCCAGGGCGTAAAACTCGTCCAGATCGGCAAAGGCCACATGGGCTTTCACCGCCTCGACCAGATCCAGATATTCCCGCACCGAGCACGGCACTTTGGCCTGGCGCACCGCCTGAAAGAAATCAATCAGCATGGCATCAGCCCTTGCGGCGACTCATAAAGGCCAGTTTTTCCAGCAGATGTACGTCCTGCTCGTTTTTCAGCAAGGCACCGTACAGCGGCGGAATGGCTTTGGTGGTGTCAGCGTTACGCAATACATCCGGGCCGATATCGTCGGCCATCAACAGTTTCAGCCAGTCGATCAGCTCTGACGTGGACGGTTTTTTCTTCAGCCCCGGTACTTTACGCACGTCAAAGAACACATCCATGGCTTCGCGTACCAGCTCGGCTTTGATATTGGGGTAATGCACATCGACGATGGCTTTCATGGTGTCGCGGTCGGGGAAGTCGATGTAATGGAAGAAGCAGCGGCGCAGGAATGCATCCGGCAGTTCTTTTTCGTTGTTACTGGTGATCAGGATAATGGGCCGGTGTTTGGCCACAATGCGCTCCTGGGTCTCGTAAACAAAAAACTCCATTTTGTCGATTTCCAGCAACAGGTCGTTGGGGAATTCGATATCGGCTTTGTCGATTTCATCGATCAGCAGCACCACCGGCTTGTCGGCGGTAAAGGCCTGCCACAGCTTGCCCTTCACAATGTAGTTGCTGATATCGTGGACGCGGTCAACGCCCAGCTGCGAGTCACGCAGACGGGAAACGGCATCGTATTCGTAAAGGCCCTGATGCGCCTTGGTGGTACTTTTGATGTGCCACTGAATCAGTTCAGTGCCGAGGGATTCCGCCAGCTGTTCCGCCAGCATGGTTTTACCGGTGCCCGGCTCCCCTTTCAGCAGCAGCGGACGCTGTAAGGCAATGGCGGCATTCACTGCCATCTGCAGTTCCGGTGTGGCGACGTATTGCTGGGTACCCTGAAACTTCATACTGACCTCTTATGCCAATCACTGAGACAAAACAGGCCGGGAGTATAAGGAGGGGCAAGGCCGCCAGCAAGCTGAGCTGCCAGCAAACGCTGCCAGCAAAAAAAGCAACGGCGGCTTACTAAGCCGCCGCTGGTTAACAAAAACCGCTGTCGGTTTAATCGGGTTTGCGGGGGGCTTCACCGGTGTCGGAGCCAGCGACTTTGTCGTCCCCGATATCGGTGTCAAATTCACCCCAGTCATCCACTTCATCGAGCGGATCAGGATCAATAGCGAAGTCATCAGCAAAGTCGGCCGCAATATCGGTATCGGCACCCATATCGGCAAGATTGGCCCGTGACGCCGGCGCTCCGGCTGCTGCTTTGGTTTCCGCCTCCAGCAGGGGGATTTCTTCCTCGGCTTCACCATCGAAGGCATCAAAATCGCCGTCAAAACCCTCATCACTGAGCTCTTCACGGATCAGATCATCCGGTACCGATTTCGCCGGCGCCTTGTCTTCGGTAACGGTTTGGCCGCGTTTGCGTAACCACCAGGCCGCAGCACCTCCGAATAAGGCCAGATTGCCGGCTCCCAGTAAGGCATACAGCCACCAGGCCAGCCCCTCCTCTGCGTCTTCAGCAACCGTTGCGGCAGCTTCCTGTTCGGCAAAACGGGACTGTAAATCGACCATGGGCGGTGCGGCTGCCGGCTCTTCTGCAGCGGATTGTGCGGCTGGGGATTGTTCGGCAGCCGGTTCAGCTTCTGCTGCGGGTTCCGGCAGGGGTTGTTCTGCTGCGCCCGGCTCTGCATTGTCAGCCGCAGCCACCGTTTCGGCAGCGGCCGGGGCACTGGCATCAGCAGCCAGAGGAGCCGCTTTTAATGGATGCTCAGGTTGTACCACCTGCGGCGAGGTAAGCGGGAACGTGACCCGGATATCATCGGGACGGGTGCGGAAATCAACACCACCGGCGGTAATGCCGCGTACATTCAGGGCAACCTCATACTGCCCGGCGCCTTTGTCACCATTCAGGCGCAGCTGCCACTCACCGGCTTCGGTGTTGTATTCCATGGAATTAATGACCGAACTGGTATCCGGTGCCACCACCCGGGCAATAATGCGTGACAGCGAAGTATCCGCATTATTCTGCGGAATCACCCGGATCAGCAGAGTTCCCTGCTCTTCTTCCCGTACGGTTTCAACCCGCAATGGCTCCTGCAACACGGCAGTCAGCTGCTGGCGGCGCTGGAACGTCCGCCCCACCGCCACCACTTCAAACTGATATTCGCCCTCAGCCGACAGGCGGCTGAGGGATTCATGAAACACGCCATCGGCTGGCAGGTTTTCAGGGTCTGACAACAACTTACTGCCGGAACGGCCATCCGGTGCCGTTACTTTCAGCGTAATATCGGTCAGTCGTAATAATGCCGGTTCGGTGATGGTCTGGCCTTTTTCCGTCAGGTCAATCGCCAGATCCAGCGGCACGCCGGAGAACAGGGCATCGGGCAGCCCCGCTACCCGCAAATTCAGATCTGACAGGATCTGCACGCGGTTATCCGGATCAAGATCGGCATCGGCCTGCCACTCTCCCACCGCCGGTGCGCTGACGGTAATCAGATCGAAGTTAACGTCCTGATGCCAACGCACCTGCTGCTCAGTCGCTGTGGCCGCGTCCAGAACAGTGCCATCGGGGGCAATCAGACGGGTTGGGCGGGCGCCGGCCTGGCGGAAAATCAGGGCGGTAAACTCCCGCACACTGGCATCAATGCTGAATTTATTATCCAGCAGCGGTACCTGCTCAGCCGGTACCGCCCGGTCAAAGGCTTTCAGGAAGGCTTTCAGTAATTGATCGGCGTTATCGGCGCGCAGATACAGACCACCGGTTTCCAGAGCAATTTGCTGCAGTAATTTCTGATCGGCGCCATCGGATAAGGCCAGGGTATGAATACGGGCACCGGCTTCCACATAGGCCGGAATCACCTCATTCAGCAAGCGTTGGCGTTGCTGTTCATCGGTATCGGCAGGGGCACCCGGCTCGCGCATATCAATACGGCCATCGGTCAGCAGAATCAGGCTGTGGCGATAACCGCTGTCGGCAGCCACTTTCCAGCGCGCCCGCTCCAGAGCTTCGGTCAGATTGGTATACAAGCCCACAGAATTGATCTGCCGGGCTTTGTCTTTGGCACTGGCGCGCCAGTCATCATCCACCGCTGCCAGCGGCACCAGCATGTTGACGTAACGGCCAAACGTCCAGATGCCGGCCTGCGACCCCTGCGGCAATAACTCAACCAGCAAATTAACGGCGGGAATGCGCAGATTGGCCGGGTCGGTTTCCTTCATGCTGCCGGAAATATCCACCAGAATGCGGACATCAGCAGGCAGTTCAGCCGGTTCCTGAGCCTGGGTAATGGAAAAACATGACAGGAGTGATAGCAGGATCACCCCCGACAGCCAACGATGCTTTAACATGATTGCTCCCGGGGGAAAGGCAGATTACAGATTGGATTCGAGTACTCGGCGACCTTTTTCGGTAATGTGCCAGCGCACACCATTCTTGCCGCTTACTTTGCCCGCCAGACTGCGGGTTACCAGTACGTGCAGGGTTTTAAGAATGGTGGATTCTTCTTCGTTGGCTTCGCGGCAGACGCCACCGAGCGAACGGAAAATAAAGCGACCACTGGACAGGATCTTCAGCACTTTGGCTGAGGTAACATCCAGGTCATCATTCAGATGGGTCAGCTCACCGCCTTCATCCTGCTCGCCGTCCTGTTCAGTTTCAGTATCGATCAGCGGCAGTAATTCGCTCTGCATAATACGCAGATTCTGCTGCACTTCTTCCGAACGGGCCTTGGCCACCTGAGCTTCGTTCAGGATACGGTCGGACAGGTTGTCGATAAAGAAGCGGCTGACCAGCGCTGAGATCAGACAGAAGCCGGTAAAAATCAGCAGACGTGACGGATCACCCTGGCTTTCCAGTACCAGTTCACTGTTGACCATGTCGAGAATAACCGGCACCAGAAACGATGCGCCCACACCCACCACCAGAAAACGCGGCAGACTTGCTGCATCCGGGTCTTTGTCACCGTACAGGTAATAATTCACCAGACCACCGAAAATGCCTGCCAGCAGCATTACCGTTGCCAGAATAAAGATATGATTTGCCATCTTGCCGAACCTCTTATCCATCAGATAGTCAGAAACTTCTGATCTGATTACTCCACGAAGGAATACCCCAATGTACCCCAGTTTCCCGGACGTTCTGCCGATTGCAGCAGACCCGGGCACTTCTGCATTAAAATTAGCAAACTTTTATGGGTTAGCCAGAAAAGTAATAAAAAAAGATAAATTTGTTCATTAATAGAAAAACGACTGTTCATTAAGTGGCCGTTTTCTGTTGTTTTACACCTCCTGTGCTGGCGTATCAGTGCCGGATTCCGGCTGCCGCCAGCGACGTATCGCCTGCCGGATCGCCTGCACCAACAAACCCAGACAAAAAGCCGCGAGCAGCCACAATAAAGCCGGCTCGGTAAGCACCGGTTGCCCTTCCAGTAAATTCAGCAACAACACAAATATGGCGGGCGCAATATGTGCAGAACCGGCGGCGGCCGGTGCCGGGGTAAATAAAATAACCGCCCCGGGAACACGTAAAAAACGCCGCCAGTTACTGTGCGCCGGCAACCAGAAAAACAGCTGATTCCAGCACCAGTAACCCACCAGTGCAAACGCCAGATACAACGCCCAGAACGGCGCGAAGGTGGTCAGGCTTTCCATATAATATGTTCCTCCCACTCCTCTTCCGGTACCTGATCGTCGGCAATGCCTTTGCCGCGCAGCGAGATATCGGCCGCATGCACCGATTCCGGATCACCGGATATCAGCGGGTGCCAGTCAAATAACGGCTTACCTTCCGCCAGCAAACGATAGGCACAGGTTTCCGGTAACCAGCGGAATTGTTCCGCCTGATCCGGTGTTAACCACACACAACTGGGCACTTTAATATGGCGGGTTTCGTAGACCGTACAACGGCAGCTGTCCTGATCCATATAACGGCAATGTACATCGGTGTAATACACATCACCGGTGTCTTCGTCTTCCAGTTTTTGCAGACAGCAGCGGGCACAGCCATCGCACAGGGATTCCCATTCAGCCGGGGTCATCTCACGCAGTGTTTTAACCTGCCAGAAAGGTTGGGCGCTCATTCTTTATCCATTTTGCAAAATAAATCCGGCAGGTTATTTTCCCGCGGCGGCGGTACCTGCAGGTAAAAGCCCTGTTCATCCATTTGCTGCAATACTTTGGCAGCGTCAGCACGGGCCAGCTTTTTATCGGCGCTGAGCATCAGCGTCATGGCCAGCTCAGGCTTACCGAAGGTTGTCAGCAAGGCTTCGGGAACCCGGCTCAGGGCATCTTTACGGCTGACATACAAATAGGCTTCATCCATTTTGCGGCTTTTATACACATCACACAGAACTTTAGTCATCAGCAGAATTTCTCAACACGGGCTGCTGCTGCAACTCCTGCAGGAGCTGCAGCAAATAATTTCCAATTTCGACCTGACGCCAGCCCCGCAACAGATCGGGCAGACGATAAGGGCCTTTCGGGTAGCCGGAGCGCAACAGGGCTTCCAGGGCTTTTTTATTGGCCAGTAACTCGGGCGGAATCTGTAAGGCCTCAGCTTTACTGGCTACGGCATCGCGCAAGACTTTAAACCACTGCCCCGCGTGCGGGCTCAATGGCCGGTCGAGCATTTTTGGCCAGAGCTTTTTATCCAGTGCCAGCACCTGATTCACAACGGCAATAATCTCTTTACCATCGTTACGGATGGCGCTGCCGTGCAGGGCGGCCCGGGCCAGCTGGTCATTATTTGCGGCTTTAAAGCGGGCAATATTCCACAGGGTATTATCGTCCACCACCTTACCGCGCGGCACATTGCGCTCACGCGCCTGCCGTTCGCGCCACAAAGACAGCTGCTGCAACAGCAGCAGTTCCTGCGGCCGCAGTTTCCAGGCCAGCTTAATGCGGCGGTAATAGGCGTTGTGCTGATCAGCCTGTTCAGACAACACCAGCAGACGCTCACACTCTTCACTTAACCAGTGCTGCCGACCCTGCTGTTTCAGCAGCGACATTAATTTCGGGTACAGCCGGTACAGATAATGCACGTCGGCCACCGCATAGCTTATCTGCTCATCCCGCAACGGCCGTTGCAACCAGTCGGAACGGGTTTCTTCTTTGGGCAGATTAATTTCCAGCACCTCGTTGACAACCCGCTGAAACCCCATCGAGCCACCCAGCCCAGCCAGCGCCGCGGCCAGCTGAGTATCGGCCAGCGGAGCCGGCATCACGCCGGTCAGACAACGGCACACTTCCAGGTCTTCGGCGCAG is part of the Venatoribacter cucullus genome and encodes:
- a CDS encoding YEATS-associated helix-containing protein, whose amino-acid sequence is MANHIFILATVMLLAGIFGGLVNYYLYGDKDPDAASLPRFLVVGVGASFLVPVILDMVNSELVLESQGDPSRLLIFTGFCLISALVSRFFIDNLSDRILNEAQVAKARSEEVQQNLRIMQSELLPLIDTETEQDGEQDEGGELTHLNDDLDVTSAKVLKILSSGRFIFRSLGGVCREANEEESTILKTLHVLVTRSLAGKVSGKNGVRWHITEKGRRVLESNL
- a CDS encoding peroxiredoxin family protein; its protein translation is MQFLSGIPSFWLAAALILGFNSGAYAQSLVVRQRLPDFTLPSALADYGQRLSEQRGRPLLLIFPGRCNDCAAALQPLQRLQAGFALQHLTSWVIWTPANNDRPPQLHIPVLQRPASDWPHPLASIRTPAVLLINPDGALAHHISGRLRELADLTQPVLTQWLDGLTTAGPDA
- a CDS encoding AAA family ATPase — protein: MKFQGTQQYVATPELQMAVNAAIALQRPLLLKGEPGTGKTMLAEQLAESLGTELIQWHIKSTTKAHQGLYEYDAVSRLRDSQLGVDRVHDISNYIVKGKLWQAFTADKPVVLLIDEIDKADIEFPNDLLLEIDKMEFFVYETQERIVAKHRPIILITSNNEKELPDAFLRRCFFHYIDFPDRDTMKAIVDVHYPNIKAELVREAMDVFFDVRKVPGLKKKPSTSELIDWLKLLMADDIGPDVLRNADTTKAIPPLYGALLKNEQDVHLLEKLAFMSRRKG
- a CDS encoding VWA domain-containing protein is translated as MLKHRWLSGVILLSLLSCFSITQAQEPAELPADVRILVDISGSMKETDPANLRIPAVNLLVELLPQGSQAGIWTFGRYVNMLVPLAAVDDDWRASAKDKARQINSVGLYTNLTEALERARWKVAADSGYRHSLILLTDGRIDMREPGAPADTDEQQRQRLLNEVIPAYVEAGARIHTLALSDGADQKLLQQIALETGGLYLRADNADQLLKAFLKAFDRAVPAEQVPLLDNKFSIDASVREFTALIFRQAGARPTRLIAPDGTVLDAATATEQQVRWHQDVNFDLITVSAPAVGEWQADADLDPDNRVQILSDLNLRVAGLPDALFSGVPLDLAIDLTEKGQTITEPALLRLTDITLKVTAPDGRSGSKLLSDPENLPADGVFHESLSRLSAEGEYQFEVVAVGRTFQRRQQLTAVLQEPLRVETVREEEQGTLLIRVIPQNNADTSLSRIIARVVAPDTSSVINSMEYNTEAGEWQLRLNGDKGAGQYEVALNVRGITAGGVDFRTRPDDIRVTFPLTSPQVVQPEHPLKAAPLAADASAPAAAETVAAADNAEPGAAEQPLPEPAAEAEPAAEQSPAAQSAAEEPAAAPPMVDLQSRFAEQEAAATVAEDAEEGLAWWLYALLGAGNLALFGGAAAWWLRKRGQTVTEDKAPAKSVPDDLIREELSDEGFDGDFDAFDGEAEEEIPLLEAETKAAAGAPASRANLADMGADTDIAADFADDFAIDPDPLDEVDDWGEFDTDIGDDKVAGSDTGEAPRKPD
- a CDS encoding tetratricopeptide repeat protein yields the protein MMNKSLLLLLLPLWLLGCSAAEKQPSSSRPAAAFSNGQSGYAASNSAPAIRIRPDEAMAVSHAQVLQAYERFLSISDDAEVRVRVHQRMAALKLQQQELQQDGLLPPSATTRAEPEPAAAIRDYEALLQQFPERADNDSVRYQLARASLLNGQPQKAMAALEDLIRLHPQSAYVTESHFRLGQLYYNSGDYELAAAAYQQVVAAGRAGNPYYVSAGYLRGWALFRHQHYDDSLLAFTRVLDEEFPDAARLEAASGGDLALRDDILRAMALIVTEAGDWEMIARFYNQHGVRHYEYRLYDRLASLYYQRGFHRSAASTLRAYVLRYPLDRRAPGYYERLIEGYRKAGYASLNRRHKAYYNDLFGVGSAFWQQHADAAMRTALTSSLSTYLHDLAGFHHGLAQQSRQAGTRTRELQTARRWYEEIVRSFPQAEDIARDHFLLAEVAFELQDFVAARDHYETVAYQYPADEQAAEAGYAAILAYNRHRPEPPQAAAWRQATIASAMRFVQQFAQDPRSGTVLVNTAEMLLQDEQYEQALATARMADTVEQNLSPRYRYGAALVRGHASFALGQFAEAEQALQLALQQQQAKPAQVQELREKIAASIYQQGLHSREQGDALAAVQHWLRLAGVIPESRSRIAAEYDAATLLMAIPDYPQAVQVLQQFRQQYPQHPLTADIPSKLIVAYEEQQDWAAAAAELEYLCRHHSNPQQQRIACYQTAQYYQRGGDDAKALLAYRHYAHQFPQPLDAALEAHYQLDQLYAAAGEENKRQFWLNKIIVLHNKAGAEQTDRSRYLAASAAFQLGEAERLRYEKIRLSQPLAASIQRKNAALQAAQKRYTQAAKLEVQEFTTAATFRLGQLYAGMSKALMSSERPAGLDELEQEEYQYLLEEQAFPLDEAAIEIHQANAGRTRDGLYDNWVRESFSALSGLMPGQYNKQEKVAAYVDAIR
- a CDS encoding vWA domain-containing protein; translation: MLIDFFQAVRQAKVPCSVREYLDLVEAVKAHVAFADLDEFYALARLCLVKDERHYDKFDKAFASYFRGLETLPDGMAEADIPADWMRKEFERLMSPEDMAKIEALGGLDKVLDEFKKRLEEQHKRHQGGNKMIGTGGTSAFGANGYNPEGIRIEQGKSRHKKAVKVWEQRNYKDLDDNIQLGIRNIKVALRRLRKFARQGAADELDLGDTIASTARNAGFLDIKMVPERHNAVKVLLFFDIGGSMDPHVRVCEELFSATKTEFKHMETFYFHNCLYESVWKSNIRRMNQRTETWDILRKYGPDYKVIFVGDAMMAPYEVSHVGGSVEHWNDEAGAVWLQRLTDHFSKVVWLNPAPESYWGQGGSLGMIREIMQDKMYPLTLQGLEDAMKYLSK